The Euphorbia lathyris chromosome 3, ddEupLath1.1, whole genome shotgun sequence genome contains a region encoding:
- the LOC136222417 gene encoding exocyst complex component EXO70H1: MPRKGMRTIFFNTSPISSPIQSPRRHTLSSTLMDENVDNAHVLIYKWNFDSTDLSANYGHMTPLFSGDRYEANQYLNSIKGLQAAMQYYITENPASPLLVRAQNLMQLAMKRLEREFYQILKSNRDYLDGESVSSHATSSRASRSSASDFEDESEDDSSRLGDSISEMERASLAAMTDLKAIADCMISSGYAKECVNVYKVVRKSIVDEALYHLGVDRLNFSRIQKMDWEVLEMKIKSWLYAVKVAVKTMFHGERILCDHVFASSDSIRESCFAEITREGAMDLFGFPESVAKCKKTPEKMFRTLDLYEAIADLWDEIEFIFGFESTSNVRSQAVNSLIKLGEAVRAMLTDFEAAISKDNSKTPVPSGGVHPLTRYVMNYVAFLADYSGILTDIVADWPLTAPSPLPESYFGSPVPNDGISTSAISLRMAWLILVLLCKLDGKAELYKDVSLSYLFLANNLQYVVSKVRKSSLKLLIGDDWIAKHEEKVKQYSSNYERVGWNKVFASLPENFAAVQTVHEVSDRFKRFNSAFEEAYKKQRSWVVPDSKLRDEIKVSVAKKIVPAYREFYEKFRVVVRSEFGNNAKIVRFAPDDLGNYLSDLFFGTTGGPGSVSSVSSGGTNPR, from the coding sequence ATGCCCAGGAAAGGAATGAGAACAATTTTCTTCAACACATCGCCGATTTCTTCTCCGATCCAATCTCCTCGTCGTCATACTCTCTCTAGTACTTTAATGGATGAAAATGTTGATAATGCACATGTACTCATTTATAAATGGAATTTTGATTCTACTGATTTATCTGCAAATTACGGTCACATGACTCCTCTTTTCTCCGGTGATCGTTACGAAGCAAATCAGTATCTCAATTCCATCAAAGGACTCCAGGCTGCCATGCAATATTATATCACTGAAAATCCCGCGTCTCCATTGCTTGTCAGAGCTCAAAATCTCATGCAATTGGCTATGAAGCGCCTCGAGAGGGAGTTCTATCAGATTCTTAAGTCTAATCGAGATTATCTTGATGGTGAATCGGTTTCCAGTCACGCCACTTCTTCTAGAGCCTCGCGGTCCAGCGCTTCGGATTTTGAAGATGAATCGGAGGATGATTCCTCGAGACTTGGGGACTCAATTTCAGAAATGGAGCGAGCTTCACTGGCGGCTATGACAGATCTGAAAGCAATTGCGGATTGTATGATTTCTTCTGGTTATGCAAAAGAGTGTGTTAATGTTTATAAAGTTGTTCGTAAATCGATCGTAGATGAGGCTCTGTACCATCTTGGAGTTGATAGATTGAATTTTTCTCGGATTCAAAAGATGGATTGGGAGGTGTTGGAAATGAAAATCAAGAGCTGGTTATATGCAGTGAAGGTAGCGGTTAAAACGATGTTTCATGGCGAACGAATTCTCTGCGATCATGTGTTCGCTTCTTCTGATTCTATAAGAGAGTCGTGCTTTGCAGAGATTACAAGAGAAGGTGCCATGGACTTGTTTGGATTCCCGGAAAGTGTAGCCAAGTGCAAGAAAACTCCCGAGAAAATGTTCCGCACTCTTGACCTCTACGAAGCAATAGCTGATCTCTGGGATGAAATTGAGTTCATTTTCGGCTTCGAATCTACCTCAAACGTCCGATCACAGGCCGTTAATTCCTTAATCAAGCTCGGCGAAGCAGTCCGTGCAATGTTAACGGATTTCGAGGCGGCAATTTCTAAAGATAATTCAAAAACGCCTGTACCAAGCGGTGGAGTTCACCCGCTAACCCGGTATGTAATGAATTACGTCGCCTTCCTAGCCGATTACAGCGGCATCCTGACCGATATAGTAGCTGATTGGCCTTTAACGGCGCCGTCTCCGTTACCGGAATCATACTTCGGCAGCCCTGTGCCAAACGATGGAATAAGCACCTCTGCGATCTCTTTACGAATGGCCTGGCTCATCCTTGTTTTGCTTTGCAAACTCGACGGCAAGGCGGAGCTTTACAAGGATGTATCTCTTTCTTATCTATTTCTAGCTAATAATCTCCAATATGTGGTTAGCAAAGTTCGAAAATCGAGCTTGAAATTACTCATCGGCGACGATTGGATCGCTAAGCACGAAGAGAAAGTAAAACAATACTCGTCGAATTATGAACGCGTAGGGTGGAATAAGGTTTTCGCTTCATTGCCGGAGAATTTCGCGGCGGTGCAGACTGTACATGAAGTGAGTGACCGGTTTAAGAGATTTAACTCGGCCTTCGAAGAAGCTTATAAGAAACAGAGGTCATGGGTTGTGCCGGACTCCAAGTTGAGAGACGAGATTAAAGTTTCGGTGGCGAAGAAGATTGTGCCGGCATATCGGGAATTTTACGAAAAATTTCGGGTGGTGGTGAGGAGCGAGTTTGGGAACAATGCGAAAATTGTCAGATTTGCCCCCGATGATTTGGGAAATTATTTGTCGGATTTGTTCTTTGGGACCACCGGTGGACCAGGGAGTGTTTCGTCAGTTTCGTCTGGTGGAACAAATCCTCGATAG